GGTTTGCACTAAAGGAAAATGGCTACTGAGTGAGAATACTACAGAGACATACTGAGAGGATATTTGGGTTGGTGAGTTGGGACACGGCTTGATCGGCAATCGCTGTGTGTCTTATTCTTGTGTTTGGTCATCCTCCCACCTCAGACTTTCTTCTGTGTTTTACGTTGGTGTGTTTTATTGCTGTGCATCACACATGCACTGCTcacttttaatttactttagcTCCGCAGTGTTTAAAAATAGGATTGCGTACCCCTGCCTAGTATTTTAAATGACCTTCGTTGTCCAAATTGTCTGTCTGGTTTTATTCTATTACTGTTCAGAGTATGTGAAAATTGAGTATCTGCAGTAATTGTGCCTTAGGCTTTTCAGTGacatgtatctatttattgatttacttaCTGAGATCTGTGTACAAGATTATCAATTTATATTGCTGTTTTGGCTTCAAACCTACTCACATctccttatgagattatagatgtgtgtgtatttataaatatgttgtTTATTCACATTATTTAATATTCATTCTATGATACTGAATTATTTGTGGCTCTCTGGTATTACCCTGTTATTTCAGACTCTTGAATCAGTAAATCTGTTTTGCTAATGTAAAGTATTGGATCTTTTAGGACACTGTAAGGACAATATATTAATGgtgtgtgtataataaataagttatttgCCATAATTGTTGGCTTGTTGTCCTGCATACAACCCTGCAGTCACTCTTGTCTCACCCAGTTTGAGATCTAGGAGGTCATGAGAGGTCACTCACCTTTTTTAAGGTGGCATAGTCATTTGCATATTCTAAATCATTTGAATATATAAAGAGTAGCATGCTTCACTACACTTACAACTTCTGCTTATAAAACATTCTTACTCTGATTCGTTGACTGGCTGATAGAGGGGTGTGGACTGGCGTACTATCATTTGCCATTATCTATGCTTTCCGGGATCGGCTCCAGTGATCCAcatggataagcggtttcgacgatggatggatggatggatggatgtaacAAACCTTAAAAACAGATGGAATTATGAATCCTTGATTCATGCTGGGACACAGACAGGTTCATATTCAACAGCTTGTCCTGCTGGGTCTTTTAATAATAAACCTAATACACATTTAAGGAAAAGCCCTGCAAAGTTGCAAATTCAGTTATATTTTACCTGTGactgtggaaaataaatgaGAATCCACAAAAACTATTAGTTTCCCCACACAGACTTAAACCTATTTCATAGTACTCTATTCAATACAGTCGTTTTAGGATTGCATAGGATTATTGTATAATGAACCCTCGTATAAatcccctcttcctctcccactAGCCATCTTTCTCTCTCAATTACCTGTGACTCCACCACCCTCTATCCTCCTCCTTCACCACGACAAACTTAGATCTGCCTCGATCCCAATCTTTCATATTCGATATATATCTTTCCTTGCATGTGTCTGCCATTTCATTCTGATCAGTGGTTACAGGACCCATTTTCTCCGGACTGTGTGACTAAACAATAATATTCAAAGTAATAATAGTCTTCTCAACAGGTGTCTCAGCATGAGGATCTGCTGGATTGTTCTGGCTGTGACTGTCACTGCAGGTAGGAGTTCAGGATTCTCTGTCTTACTCTATCTTTTCCATTAATAAGCACATGACCAGTggtgctgctgtgtctcagtctgtctctgcactgtgtctctcagtctccTCAGATCCTGTCACAGTGTCAGTGAGAGTCGGGGACTCTGTCACTCTGCCCTGTGATGGATCAGCTTGCAGAGGGACTCCTGTAGAGCAGCTCTACATTAAGTGGCAGACAGTGGATCAGGATGTCTATGTGTTCAGGAGAGGCACAGTCTACCCCGGTCCTGGGTTTGAGAACAGAGCTGAGGTTCCCCTGGAGAGGATCAGACAGGGGGACTTCTCTCTGACCCTCCAGCACACACTGCTCTCTGATGGAGAGATATACGAGTGTTTCTGTGAGGGACAGAGAAAACAGGATGCTTTTCTCGGAGATGTCAGTCTCACCATCACAGGTAAGAGTGTGAACGTCTCAATTTTCCTGTCCTAACCTGTCAAAACTCACAACCTAGTTCATATTAATTATAAGGAACTCCCAATCACATTTAATGTTTCagtattaaataatacaaagtgtattttatgttaatacAATAACATAAGTCAAGGGAGTCATGTCAGTCTCTATCGCTCatagtgttgttttctgtccttgtttttaaaacgaaatgcAACACTatcccacaatcgctctgcctCTTCCCACAACAAGGATGGgttttataaaattaaataaaaatgataaaataatataatgactTAAGAGAAGTTTTGATATGTTCCACATTGtcctgtcctctctctgcagCTCGTGAGGAGAGCAGCTCTGTCTCCTATGGGCAGCCCCTGAGCCTCCGTCTGTACAGCAGGGCAGCTGTGACAGTGCGGTTTAACCCTGCGGGCGCTGGAGCCTCTCTCccagtgtgtgctgtagagggcggcaccgtgacccctgaccctgcCTATGTGCCTCGAGTCTCAGGGCAGGAGCAGGAGGTCACACTGTCTGCACTGACCTTCACTGACCAGGGCTCCTACACAGTGCTGGACTCCCAGAGCAGGACCATCAGCACTGTGAACGTCACTGTGACAGGTAGGACAGGGGCCGGGCTCTACTGGAGATCAGGGCTGTGATGAGAGACAGGACTCGGGCTGATGTTCTCCTGTTTCATCCTCTCAGCTCACGGAGACACCCTCACCCTGCCGTCTGGAGCTTCGCTGTCTCTCCCACTCTACTCTCCTGGGCCGGTGGAGGTGCTGTTTGCTGTTGCAGGAGAGGGagcctgtgtctcagtgtgcccTGTGGAGAGggacacagtgttcagtcctgGCCCCGGGTACGAGCAGAGAGTGTCTGTGCAGAGCGGCTCTCTGACCCTGCGATCACTCACAGCAGCTGACCAGGGAAACTACACAGTGAGGGAGTCCAGCACCGACCACACCATCAGCaacgtctctgtgtctgtcactgCAGAGGGTACGTGTCCCTATAATAACACTGTTATACACTGTATAGGGTGTGTCTCAGCTCTGGTGCTTGGGGCGCACTGAcctgattttatttaattaaacttaaTTGAACTCACAATAATCATAAGCGACATTTTACATTATCTGAAACAGTTGAACATTAGAAGTTAGATATAAAATGATAAGGCACTTGTATTCAATAACATTTTGTAAGATTAACAAATTAAGAAgtcaaattatgcaaattatgaAATTAAGTATCTGAATACTAGAGCCAGCAAGTCCTTGGGGCTTGGGTTCATTAATGTACCTGTTCAATGGTACCCACAGTACAAAGCAACGTACACTTTTATAGGGCTACACTATATCATGGCAAATGTTCTTTATTAAAGCAATGTATTAGTGTAATTGGGTCATTTGAGAGCTTAGGTGGAACAAACAGCAGACAGTGAGCCCCAGACCCGGTCTGAGAAGAACTGCACTGTGTGACCAAACAACACTGGGACTGGAGTCCAGACTGAGGGCCCTGACATCAGTGCAGAAATGTGCTGAATGGACCTCTGTGCTGCTGTCCCACTGAGAGACCTCTACTGCAATACTCAGTGACCAAAGTCATTTTACTGCTTTGTTGTTTCTCTTCTAGAATCGGTGTTCCCGGTTGGCCTGGTCACAGGGATCTTAGTGCTGATCTCAGTGCTGGGACTCGCTCTGCTCTGCTGGTACAGATGGTGTCGCAATAAAGAGCGTGTGAGGATCACCGAGCCCCAGGTGCCCAGTGTGCAGCTCACAACCCAGGACTGCAGCTCAGAGCAGGAGGGCCCAGAGATCTCCACCCTGATGAGGAACAGACACACCCCGGCCAAAGCCAATGGGAACGGGAGTGTGATGAATCAGgtggtaaattcagtccttTAGAAACTATTGGAGCAATTATCTCAAAATCTATGGCCTCCTGAGGGAAGAATTCCCTTCTCtgacttgcttaattgattaaacgctcccatgtgttcccagtatttagaaactggtgatttagggtgacccACAAGATtaagtggattggggctctccaggactagGGTTGGACACCCCTGGTGtagattgtgtttgtgtgtgtatttcttccTGTTTCTAGAGGTCTTATCAGATTGGAAGAGTAATAATGTTCttgtattttgcaagatcaatgtGGCACCTATGGTTATATTTGGATATATTATAACATATAACATAACCAGTTTCTCCAGGGCTGAGATGCTGGTGGCTTCAGCTCCTGAGACCCACTGCAAGACTGTGGGCATGTAAATATGTTCACTTTGTCacagttgtgtttttaattattgtttggtATTGAACCTGATTttcctaaccctgttatacagtgagggaaaaaagtatttgatcccctgctgattttgtacgtttgcccactgacaaagaaatgatcagtctataattttaatggtaggtgtgtttttacagtgaaagacagaataacaacaacaaaatccagaaaaacgcatttcaaaaaagttataaattgatttgcatgttaatgagtgaaataagtatttcaccccttcgacttagtacttggtggcaaaacccttgttggcaatcacagaggtcagatggccaccaggtttgcacacatctcaggagggattttgtcccactcctctttgcagatcctctccaagtcattaaggtttcgaggctgaggtttggcaactcgaaccttcagctccctccacagattgtctatgggattaaggtctggagactggctaggccactccaggaccttaatgtgcttcttcttgagccactcctttgttgccttggctgtgtgttttgggtctggTTTTATTCTATTACTGTTCAGACTATGTGAAAATTGAGTATCTGCAGTAATTGTGCCTTAGGCTTTTCAGTGacatgtatctatttattgatttacttaCTGAGATCTGTGTACAAGATTATCAATTTATATTGCTGTTTTGGCTTCAAACCTACTCACATctccttatgagattatagatgtgtgtgtatttataaatatgttgtTTATTCACATTATTTAATATTCATTCTATGATACTGAATTATTTGTGGCTCTCTGGTATTACCCTGTTATTTCAGACTCTTGAATCAGTAAATCTGTTTTGCTAATGTAAAGTATTGGATCTTTTAGGACACTGTAAGGACAATATATTAATGgtgtgtgtataataaataagttatttgCCATAATTGTTGGCTTGTTGTCCTGCATACAACCCTGCAGTC
This Amia ocellicauda isolate fAmiCal2 chromosome 15, fAmiCal2.hap1, whole genome shotgun sequence DNA region includes the following protein-coding sequences:
- the LOC136711088 gene encoding uncharacterized protein LOC136711088 isoform X2, encoding MRICWIVLAVTVTAVSSDPVTVSVRVGDSVTLPCDGSACRGTPVEQLYIKWQTVDQDVYVFRRGTVYPGPGFENRAEVPLERIRQGDFSLTLQHTLLSDGEIYECFCEGQRKQDAFLGDVSLTITAREESSSVSYGQPLSLRLYSRAAVTVRFNPAGAGASLPVCAVEGGTVTPDPAYVPRVSGQEQEVTLSALTFTDQGSYTVLDSQSRTISTVNVTVTAHGDTLTLPSGASLSLPLYSPGPVEVLFAVAGEGACVSVCPVERDTVFSPGPGYEQRVSVQSGSLTLRSLTAADQGNYTVRESSTDHTISNVSVSVTAEESVFPVGLVTGILVLISVLGLALLCWYRWCRNKERVRITEPQVPSVQLTTQDCSSEQEGPEISTLMRNRHTPAKANGNGSVMNQVVNSVL
- the LOC136711088 gene encoding uncharacterized protein LOC136711088 isoform X3 translates to MRICWIVLAVTVTADPVTVSVRVGDSVTLPCDGSACRGTPVEQLYIKWQTVDQDVYVFRRGTVYPGPGFENRAEVPLERIRQGDFSLTLQHTLLSDGEIYECFCEGQRKQDAFLGDVSLTITAREESSSVSYGQPLSLRLYSRAAVTVRFNPAGAGASLPVCAVEGGTVTPDPAYVPRVSGQEQEVTLSALTFTDQGSYTVLDSQSRTISTVNVTVTAHGDTLTLPSGASLSLPLYSPGPVEVLFAVAGEGACVSVCPVERDTVFSPGPGYEQRVSVQSGSLTLRSLTAADQGNYTVRESSTDHTISNVSVSVTAEESVFPVGLVTGILVLISVLGLALLCWYRWCRNKERVRITEPQVPSVQLTTQDCSSEQEGPEISTLMRNRHTPAKANGNGSVMNQVVNSVL